A single region of the Calditrichota bacterium genome encodes:
- a CDS encoding sodium:solute symporter produces the protein MNAAGWVSVLPPLVAIVLAIGTRQVFLSLFVGIWLGWTILAHGNPVSGLAQALEGCVRVFQDPGNAKVILFSAMVGALITFTQYSGGMEGFVEWVTRRGLVRTRRSAGLLAWALGVVVFVESSICVLISGAVCRPLFDRLHISREKLAYICDSTSAPKCILIPLNAWGAFVIALLAEQRVADPVHWLVLSMPLNFYAIIALFLVLVVVLLQLDFGPMRRAERRVREEGKLLRDGAEPLVSAEVTAVATKPGVRPRAINMLLPIGVMVTMMPVGLLITGGGNIMRGSGSTAVLWAVTAGIGIAAVAYRLQGIMSTREIVDQFMKGVGGLVPLATLMIFAFAIGAVCRELGTGPFVASVAKMWVHPGLVPALLFLAACVIAFSTGTSFGTFAIMIPIAVPMVAPMGLHPGLALSAVLGGGVFGDHCSPISDTTIISSMAAATDHIDHVNTQLPYALLAASLATALYLVVGFLTAG, from the coding sequence GTGAACGCTGCCGGTTGGGTCTCCGTTCTGCCGCCTCTGGTTGCCATTGTCCTGGCCATTGGCACCAGACAGGTGTTCCTGTCGCTTTTCGTGGGTATCTGGCTCGGATGGACAATCCTCGCCCATGGGAATCCTGTCAGCGGTCTGGCGCAGGCTCTGGAAGGGTGCGTGCGGGTTTTTCAGGATCCAGGCAACGCCAAGGTGATCCTCTTTAGTGCCATGGTTGGTGCTCTGATCACCTTCACGCAGTACTCGGGCGGCATGGAGGGATTTGTCGAATGGGTGACAAGAAGGGGTCTGGTGAGAACGCGGCGGAGCGCCGGGCTCTTGGCGTGGGCGCTCGGGGTTGTGGTTTTTGTCGAGTCGAGCATCTGCGTGCTCATTTCTGGGGCGGTGTGTAGGCCGTTGTTCGATCGCCTGCACATCTCGCGCGAAAAGCTGGCCTACATCTGTGATTCCACCTCGGCGCCGAAGTGCATCCTGATTCCCCTCAACGCGTGGGGGGCGTTTGTGATTGCTTTATTGGCCGAGCAGCGGGTGGCAGACCCCGTGCACTGGCTGGTGCTCTCCATGCCGTTGAACTTTTACGCCATCATCGCTCTTTTCTTGGTATTGGTGGTGGTGCTCCTGCAATTGGACTTTGGGCCCATGCGGCGGGCTGAGCGACGGGTGCGCGAGGAGGGGAAGCTGTTGCGCGACGGGGCCGAGCCGCTGGTCTCCGCAGAGGTAACCGCGGTGGCTACCAAGCCCGGCGTCAGGCCGCGCGCCATTAACATGCTCTTGCCCATTGGCGTAATGGTGACTATGATGCCGGTGGGGCTGCTGATCACCGGTGGAGGCAACATCATGCGGGGTTCCGGCTCGACCGCCGTGCTCTGGGCGGTAACCGCGGGTATCGGCATAGCGGCTGTGGCCTACCGCTTGCAGGGAATCATGTCCACCAGGGAAATTGTTGACCAGTTCATGAAGGGTGTGGGCGGACTGGTTCCCCTTGCGACGCTCATGATCTTCGCCTTTGCAATTGGGGCGGTATGTCGTGAGCTGGGCACTGGACCTTTCGTGGCTTCGGTGGCCAAGATGTGGGTTCATCCTGGCCTGGTGCCGGCGCTCCTCTTTCTTGCCGCATGCGTGATTGCCTTCTCCACGGGCACATCCTTCGGCACTTTTGCCATCATGATCCCCATCGCGGTGCCCATGGTGGCGCCCATGGGTCTGCATCCCGGGTTGGCACTGTCGGCGGTGCTTGGAGGCGGGGTCTTCGGTGACCACTGTTCGCCGATTTCTGACACGACCATCATCTCCTCCATGGCGGCGGCGACCGATCACATCGACCACGTCAACACCCAATTGCCTTACGCACTGTTGGCAGCGTCCCTGGCTACTGCTCTCTATTTGGTGGTTGGTTTCCTTACGGCCGGCTGA
- a CDS encoding SLBB domain-containing protein, whose translation MEQLLPRAGKTQISGETPIALEEPIDPKTYIVGPSDRITVSIWGSPSAIYELTVTPEGTLLIPTVGEIRVAELSLAEVKERTIDEVRKKYVAGQITVTLTQPRSVVVTVTGVVIKQGSYTLLATERVDKAIAMANMAMDTAREERERQKAMLRTASQRNILLKRRDGTVSRVDLPRFYATRNSTANPYLLNGDVILVPRRDLDRDFVSIYGGITAPGQYEYVEGDRLTDLLLISHGFTPLADSSHVEISRLDERGNRMVNWVVDAKAIFAGEAEDVLLQRGDRVFVKEKPQERRNFVVEVQGEVLYPGFYPITKESTKLSQVIASAGGFTQHAFLPGAEIIRTSLTEKEMDLERLLSSRGYITPIDSAYYNTETSIRLRREVVAVDFERLFLQGDSTQDVTLHAWDLIKVPARKKTVYVFGQVVSPGHVPYEKGRSYEYYIRKAGGYAERARKGDVKIIKGKTKQWLDVSKTEVEEGDNIWVPMKPHRDFAYYMNLYAQVASALSVIVGIGVLIRQASQ comes from the coding sequence TTGGAACAGCTGTTGCCGCGCGCCGGAAAGACGCAGATTTCCGGTGAAACGCCTATTGCGCTGGAGGAGCCCATCGACCCGAAGACGTACATCGTGGGTCCTTCCGACCGCATTACGGTGTCAATCTGGGGGAGCCCTTCGGCCATCTACGAGCTGACGGTCACGCCGGAAGGGACTCTGCTCATCCCCACGGTGGGGGAGATTCGAGTGGCCGAGCTTTCCCTGGCTGAAGTCAAGGAGAGAACGATCGACGAAGTACGCAAGAAGTATGTGGCCGGACAGATCACGGTAACCCTGACGCAGCCTCGTTCGGTGGTGGTCACGGTCACCGGTGTGGTCATAAAGCAGGGCTCCTATACGCTGCTGGCCACTGAGCGCGTAGATAAGGCCATCGCCATGGCGAATATGGCGATGGACACGGCGCGCGAAGAGCGCGAACGGCAGAAGGCCATGTTGCGGACCGCTTCCCAGCGCAACATCCTGCTGAAGCGTCGCGATGGGACGGTGAGCAGAGTGGACCTGCCACGCTTTTACGCCACACGCAATTCCACGGCCAACCCCTATCTCCTCAATGGGGATGTCATCCTGGTGCCTCGCCGCGACTTGGACAGGGACTTTGTCAGCATCTATGGCGGCATAACCGCCCCTGGGCAGTACGAGTATGTGGAGGGAGATCGCCTCACCGACCTCTTGCTCATCAGCCACGGTTTCACGCCGCTCGCCGACTCCAGCCATGTGGAGATCTCTCGACTTGACGAGAGAGGCAATCGCATGGTCAACTGGGTAGTGGACGCCAAGGCAATCTTTGCCGGGGAAGCGGAGGATGTGCTGCTGCAACGGGGCGACCGTGTGTTTGTCAAGGAGAAACCCCAGGAGCGGCGCAACTTTGTAGTTGAGGTTCAGGGGGAGGTGCTTTACCCTGGTTTCTATCCGATCACAAAGGAGAGTACCAAACTTTCTCAAGTCATTGCCAGCGCCGGTGGATTCACCCAGCATGCCTTTCTGCCCGGCGCCGAGATAATCCGTACCTCGTTGACGGAAAAGGAGATGGACTTGGAGAGGCTGCTGAGTTCACGGGGCTACATCACGCCCATCGACAGCGCCTACTACAACACCGAGACAAGCATCCGTCTCCGTCGTGAGGTCGTTGCGGTGGATTTCGAGAGGCTCTTCCTGCAGGGTGACTCAACGCAGGATGTTACTCTGCATGCCTGGGACTTGATCAAAGTGCCCGCGCGCAAGAAGACCGTGTACGTCTTCGGCCAGGTGGTGAGCCCTGGGCATGTGCCGTATGAAAAGGGACGCTCTTACGAGTACTACATCCGCAAGGCGGGCGGTTACGCCGAGCGTGCGCGCAAAGGAGACGTGAAGATTATCAAGGGAAAGACCAAGCAGTGGCTGGACGTGAGCAAGACCGAGGTCGAAGAGGGTGACAACATCTGGGTGCCGATGAAACCCCACCGCGACTTTGCCTACTACATGAACCTCTACGCGCAAGTGGCCAGCGCGCTCAGCGTTATCGTGGGCATCGGCGTACTGATCAGGCAGGCAAGCCAGTGA
- a CDS encoding YfcE family phosphodiesterase has product MRLGLIADTHGRLHPSVPGLFAGVDLILHAGDIGSSTVLEELAKVAPVRAVAGNMDRPPLSAVQPPWRVVKAEQVTIVLLHRPPSLPWLRELARQEALQGIDVVVHGHTHCRRFEKRQGILFVNPGAAGGPGSSTSVAVMVLERGKAPHVEFSELEP; this is encoded by the coding sequence ATGAGGCTTGGGCTCATTGCCGACACCCACGGCCGCCTGCATCCCTCGGTGCCAGGACTTTTCGCGGGCGTTGACCTGATACTCCATGCGGGGGACATTGGTTCCTCTACCGTGCTTGAGGAGCTGGCGAAGGTGGCGCCAGTGCGCGCGGTGGCAGGCAACATGGATCGGCCGCCGCTCAGCGCAGTGCAGCCGCCTTGGCGGGTGGTCAAAGCGGAGCAGGTGACGATCGTTCTCCTCCATCGACCGCCGTCTTTGCCGTGGCTGCGGGAGCTGGCAAGACAAGAAGCCCTGCAAGGGATAGACGTCGTTGTGCATGGCCATACCCATTGCCGACGCTTCGAGAAACGCCAGGGTATTCTGTTTGTGAACCCAGGTGCCGCCGGTGGGCCGGGGAGTTCAACCTCGGTGGCGGTGATGGTACTTGAGCGAGGCAAGGCGCCTCATGTGGAGTTCTCCGAACTTGAGCCTTAG